The genomic region CCGCGCCCAGCGTGCGCGCGTGTGTTCGCTCGTCCTGCCCGGAGCCACGCATCGCGTCCAGTGCGACCCGCATGGCCTCATCGCCGAGATGGCCGAGGTGCACCAGGATCGCACTCATCAGTAGTGCGTCAGCGTGCCCGCGCGACGGGCGTGCTGGAATGCGAGTCGGAAGAGAATGGCGGACGCGCCCATCAGACCTGCGGCGAACAGCGCGAGGATCGCGACATCGGGCAGCACGGCCTGGAACGGCTCCGCGTTCAGCAGCATCCGGCGCAGCGCTCTCAGCCCGTAGGTCAGCGGGATAAAGGCGGAAACGCCTTCCAGCCAGCCCGGAATGACGTGCGTCGGGTAGTAGACCCCGCCGAGCAGTCCCGACAGGACCATCACGATGTTGCCCAGCGGACCCGGTGTCCGGAACACCAGCACCATCGTGGCACTGAGCACACCGATCGCCATGTACGGCACGATCGTGAGCAGGACGATGAGCACGCTGCTCAGTGCTGCGCCCCACAGCAGCTGCGCGCCCAGAATCGCGCCGAAGCCCAGCATCAGGACGCCGCGCACGAGCTGCAGCGTGAAACCGTAGGACGCGAGGCCAGCAAAGATGGTCGGGACGCGCGTGGACGTGCTCAGCATCGCCTCGAGCGTACCGGTCGCGATGCCGCCCGAGATGATGTTGGGGAACTGGCGCGTCGCCGGCCGGATGAAGGCGAACAGGAAGATGCCCACGAGCACGAACCCGAAGTAGTTCGCGGCCTCGCTCTGGATACGAGGAGCCATCACGGGCTGCAGCGCGTTCGCCACGAAGTAGATCGGTACGATCGTCGCCAGCAGCCCCACCGCGGACAGCACCAGCGAAAGCCGATAGCTCGCGGCGTTCAGCGCGCTCGCACGGAGCAGTGCAGCGACCTTATGCATCGTCCCCCCTCGCCGTGCCTGAGGCGACGGTGCGCTCGATCAGCTCTGCCAGCGACAACCGCGCAGCAGTAACCCGCGCGACCTGCACACCCGCGTGCACCAGCCGGTCGACCAGCTGCGCCGCTTCCCGGGCGCCGCCCGGCAGGTTCACCCGGATCCGGCGCCAGTCCGGATCGTCGGGATCGGGCTCGTCCGTCGCGATCGCCGCAGCAACGCCGTGCAGCCGCGCCCAGCCCGCAGCATCGACGCTCAGCTCGTACTGGTAGTCCTGCACCTCGGCGACCAGCGCCGCCGGCGAGCCCGTGCGCAGCAGGCGACCCCGGTCGAGGATGCCCACGCGCGTGCTCAGCTCCAGTGCCTCTTCCGCATTGTGGGTCGCGAGCAGGACCGTGCACCCCTGGCGGGCGACGATCTCCGTGCGCAGGAAGTCGCGGAACCGGCCGGCCGACACGGGGTCCAGTGAGCGCGTCGGCTCATCGAGCAGGAGCAGTGCGGGGCGGACCAGCAGCGCCCGCGCGATCAGCAGCCGCTGCTTCATCCCGGACGA from Longimicrobiales bacterium harbors:
- a CDS encoding ABC transporter permease yields the protein MHKVAALLRASALNAASYRLSLVLSAVGLLATIVPIYFVANALQPVMAPRIQSEAANYFGFVLVGIFLFAFIRPATRQFPNIISGGIATGTLEAMLSTSTRVPTIFAGLASYGFTLQLVRGVLMLGFGAILGAQLLWGAALSSVLIVLLTIVPYMAIGVLSATMVLVFRTPGPLGNIVMVLSGLLGGVYYPTHVIPGWLEGVSAFIPLTYGLRALRRMLLNAEPFQAVLPDVAILALFAAGLMGASAILFRLAFQHARRAGTLTHY